In Cryptococcus gattii WM276 chromosome B, complete sequence, the DNA window TTATGTGGATACGCTCAAAATGATACTACATACTCTTCTCCCACTCCAGAATCCCCTCCACTGGTCGATTTGCCAGGTTTTTCCATGATACATTCCAAACCGCTATTCCTGCAACGTTTACATGGTGGTTCATCGGCTCCCACGCAGCGCATCTTCATTCTTCGACAGTTGTTCTGCGGCAAAATTAGCATCATGGAGTAGGTCCTCAAACGTATCAACCCACACAAGCTCCTGTTAATTTAGGTCAGCAACATGGCAAAAACCAGTGGcgcaaaaaaaaaactcACTATTCACACGATTGATTGTGCTCCTTTTCTCCTTGCCCTCTTTACCGTCATCCTTACCCTTACCATTTCGCACACTATCCTTTCTTGTGTCGAGGTCCAACTCATCGTGGGAATATTCCCCGTCATTGTCTGTATCTGGCTTCATGGAGATGATAGCGCCGCCAACCGGTCGGCGCCCGATGTCCGATAGCTTGATTGGGAAGAATTGAGAGATGGGTCAAATGGACTGCGCTGAAACAAACACGTTTCAAAAAATTTTGATTCCCgacgaggaaggaaagCTATTTCTGGGTTGAAAGCTGAATGTTTGACGAATGGGACTTGAAATCTGCATCATTAATGGAAGTAAGCATTAATAACATTGGGGAATTAGCTGGTAAGGCATACAGCCTGGAGGAGTGACTGACGATTGGAAGCCACGAGGTGGAGATTGGTCGAATAGAGTAAGAGGGCGAGAAGACGTGGTTGACAGGAAGATGGGCCTGTGGGGCCAATATAGAAATAAGAGGGAAGACTATTAATGGCTCAAACGGGGTGTGGCGGCCGCTGGAAtgtggagaagattgtTGCTGTTAGCGATTGTTGGTAGTGTAATGCTGTTTCTTCCACATGGTCTCAACGAATCACCACCGCCACTGGGCCCCATTGTCCTTCGTTCTGTCGGTCCGAAACCCCGAAGTCCGACGACTTTCCTCTGGAATATTAGGCGCCCCAAGATATTGAAGCCTACCATTGTTAGGCCCACAGTGTGATGCAAACGCGTTTCGAGCTAGAAGAGCACAGTCGCGTCAACCGCCAGACATTAATCATATGCACGAACCCGAAACACGTTCCCTTGGTTATCCATTCTTCCATCCTACCACTGCTGTTCCATatattcttcttctccaccagGCTTATAATCTGCCAGTATGCCGCTCCAACGGTTGGAGCTATACGACTTCAAGTCGTATCGAGGAAAACAGGTACTTGTATCGTATCTTTGGACGTTTTCCAAACGCTGATCGGCTCTCGTGATCAGGTCATCTATTTCGGCGATGCTCCTTTTGTCTCGGTCATAGGTCCAAACGGCGCTGGCAAGTCTAATTTAATGGATGCCATCTCTTTTGTTTTAGGAGTCAAATCAGCGCAGCTTCGATCAACCCAACTTAAGGATTTGATCTATCGTGGAAGGAGAGCTGCAACTCGAGAAGTGGGGAGTGAAACTCAGACACAGACTGAAAGTGGAGACGATTCCAACGATGCTAGGTCTGCCTGGGTAATGGCGGTCTATATGGATGATGCTGGTAAAGAATGGACCTTCCGCCGCAGGTTTGTCGCCTTTTTTATTACTAAATGGCTTCGACAGGTTGACGAGTATGTGCAGTGTGTCTATGTCGGGATCCTCCTCTTATTTTCTGGATGGAAGGTCCGTTGCTTGGAAAGACTATAATGCTCAACTTGCCAAGTTTAATATCCTTGTTAAAGCAAAAAACTTCTTGGTATTCCAAGGCGATGTGGAAGGGGTGGCTAGTCAGGATAGTAAAGCTCTTGCTCGTTTGATCGACCGAATAAGCGGGTAAGTAAAGTCCCAAAATAGTGAAATTAACAACTACCAACTGCATATGCTAAACATGATCAGTTCTCTTGACCTCGCTCCCTCTTATGAAGCGGCTAAAGCTGCCCAGGAGAAGGCCACAGAGGCGTCCTCAATGAACTATGCGAGGAAAAGGAGCATGCTCACAGAGGCCAAACATTTTAGAGAGCAACAAGAGGAAATCAAACAGTGGGAAAGTCTTAACGACTCCAAGGTCAGCATGTATTCTGTTCATTGTTCGCATGGACTAACTTGTGGTATAGGACGCCTTGACGCAACGCCTCATACTGTGGAGATTATATCACCTCACTAACAAGATCAGCCAGTCCACCCAGAAGGTTGAGGAAGCAAGTGATCGTCTAGCTGAGTTCAGAGCCGCCAGTGTAAGTATCTCAAGTGTCAGTTATCATAAAATGGGTGCTGATGGCTATGTAGAGTGAAGCCGACAACAGACTATCTGATGTCAAGAGAGAGCAAGCCAAAGCACAGTTGAATGTCAAGAAACGCGAAGCAAATCTCAAGAAAGCGGAAAAGGTCTATGAAGACAAAGTGCGTTTGCAGGACCAAGATTCATCTTTCACTGCTGATACCCCAAACAGAAACCCGATCTAGTGGCCATCGATACCCAGATCGCTCATTCCGAGAAAAGGGCGAGCGGTGCCGCCGCCCAGGAAGAAAAAGtaaagaaggatgagaagaggCAGGCAGACACGGTTAAAGAGCTCGAGAAGGGTTTGGAGCAGATAACGAAAAATATGGAGGAGGCCGGAGGTGAGCACACCTGGCGCAGGAAGTTTTGGATATTCAATGGCTGACCGGCATGTTTTAGAGAGGCAGCGGCAAAGAAGTCAAGCTTCGGGTATAACTCTGTCGGAAGCTGACTTGAACGAGTATCGCCAGCTGTGCGTCTGCTTATGTGACCTATTCAGTGACAGTGGCTTACTATCAGTGCAGACGCGCATCCGCTAATCTTCATGCTGTTCAAGAACGTCAGCAGCTTGAAACGCTTCGGCGTGAACAGAAGAACCTTAGGGATGCCCTTGCTTCGGTGGAGGACCAGATGCAGCAAGCTCACCGACAGCGCGAAAAGCTTGCTGGAGAAGTTGACAGCCTCGGCGAACGGGAGGAAACTGTGAGTCATAGACTATTCCGTGCATGTCTAACATCGTAGATGACTGCCAAGATGAATGAGATGAATGATGAGCGAGAGCGTATCAAAGGCCAACTGGACCATGCACAGGCCGAAAGGCGTCGAATCAAGCAAGTTCTTGTTAATGCCCCTTTCTTCCATACTAACGATCACCCTTAGTATGAGGGAGACTGAAATCAATGAGCGTCTTCAGGATACCTATCACAAGCTTCTCCAAGCTGGGGCTGATAGGCGTGAAAATGAGAGGGAGACTAGGCTAAAGGAGACTCTCGCTAGCCTTAAACGAATTTTTCCCGGCGTACATGGCCGAGTTGTTGACCTTTGTAGGCCCGTGGCAACAAAATACGATACTGCTGTCATGACCGTTCTGGGTAAAAATATCGACGCAGTAGTTGTCGAACATGAGAAGGTTGCTATCGACTGCATCGAGGTAATTTTTTTAACTGCCCACACAATTTTTTGGGAGTTACTTACATTAAGACTAGTACATGCGGAATCAACGAGCAGGACAAGCTACTTTCATCCCTCTTGACACCATACAGGTTAGACCTGTCCCTGAGAGGCTTCGCAACTTCGCTCGTGGTGCCCGGCTTGCCATTGATTGCATTGAGTATGATCCCGCTGTTGAGCGGGCTATGCAGCATGCCTGTAGTAGCTCATTAATTTGCGATACTATGGATATCGCGAGATATGTCTGCTATGAAAGGGCTCAGGAAGTCAAAGGTACGTCATGGTAAATTTGGCCATGTATCATTCGGGCTGAAGTTATTCAAAGCTGTAACACTGGATGGCACTGTGATTCACAAAAGCGGTTTAATTACGGGTGGCCAGGGAGCAGGAGGAGGTCGGAAATTTGACGATAAAGAAGTCGAAGGTTGGTTTTTCTCGTTATTTGTCTGCTCTCGTTTTTCTCTAAATACGAGTAATTAGGTCTCAATAAATTGAAGGAAACGTACCTTGGCCAGCTTCAAGAACTTTATCGATCAAAGCCTCAAGACAAAGGCGATGAAGCTCTCTTGGAGAGCCTTTCTCGACTTGATGCTGAATCCAATATCGCCAAGGATGACCTCGTGAGCTATAAATCATAATTCCTTCTTAAGTAGATGAACTTACTTCTTGTAATGTAGCATGCTATACAAGTTCGTCTTCGTGGCGTTCGTGAGGAACTCACACATGCCATTTCCACAATTGAACGTCTCACCCCCGACGTCGAGGCTCGCTCCCAGTCTGCCGCGTCTTCAGAGGAGCGTTCAGCTGCTCTAGTGGAAATTATTGAGCAGGCTGATGATGAAGTATTCAGCGCTTTCTGTCAGAGAATTGGTGTTTCTAATATCAGGGAGTACGAAGACGTACAACTCAGAATTGCCAAGGAGGCGAATGAGGCCATGGAAAGCTTCGCAGCTCAGCAGGCGAGGGTAAAACATCAGTAAGCACAAACAATGACTGCTAGAAGGCAAACGTCTCTAACACCCCAACAGGATTGACTTTGAGTCCTCTCAGCTCAGGAACACTCGCGAGCGCATTGCCCACCTTCGAGACCTCGCTACCAAAGCAGAGAACAGTGTCAACGAACTACGTTCTCAGCGCGAGGAAATCCAGGCAGAACTCGAGTCCCTTCGAGCCGAAATTGATCGTCAGCGAGGTAAACTCAACGATGCTAATAATGTACGCGACGAAGTGGTTCGCCGGGTTGATGAGATGCGCGAACGCTCTCGAAAAGCGCAAAAGACTTTGGACAGGGCGATCAAAGAGATTGCCACATGGAACGACGAGATCTCGAAGTACGCGTCGGATAGACATGCCATCTATAGAAGGTGTAGACTAGAAGAGATTGATCTGCCGTTGATCAAAGGAAGACTTGACAAAGTTCCGATCGAAGAAGTAAGTGATCTATTGGTTCCAAACTGGCATCCAACCGACTCATATCTACTCAATAGCCAACCAAAGATGAGGACGGGATAatggaggatgaggaagcTACTCAGAAACCAGTGGAAGTAGATGATTACGGCTTAGAACCGGACTTTGATATCTTagaagaggaggatagAGAGGTGAGTTACAACTGTCGCACCCGCTGTTCTTTGAACGACTGCGCTAACTAGAGTGTGCAGaacgaagatgaagaagtcGGTCGCGAATTCGAAGCTCAGATTTCCAAAATGAGAAATGATCTCGAACGTTTGGCCCCGAATATGAAAGCGGTGGAACGACTGGACGAGGTTGAGAGGGAGCTGGATGATGCAGAACGAGAAGCGGAGGAGACGAGGAAGGAGAGCAAACGAGCCAAGGACGATTTCCAGGCGATAAAGAAAAAGAGGTGAGATATCGCACCGAGGGCTTGTGAGATGATTCTAATGATAAAGGAAGATGCGATCTATTCAACAAGGCATATAATCACATGTCTGAAGTCATTGATAAGATCTACAAAGATCTGACCAAAAGCCAAAATCAAGTAGGAGGTACAGCCTGGTTTACTCTTGAAGAGGCTGAGGTGAGTACTCAGTGTGCTGAGTGAATAATCCTTATTAATGAATATCATGTCTTAGGAACCGTATCTTAGTGGTGTCAATTATAGCACTATGCCTCCGGGTAAAAGGTTCGCGGAAATGGAACAACTTTCTGGAGGCGAAAAGACGATGGCTGCTCTTGCCCTTTTGTTCGCCATCCACAGGTTCGTTTTCCAACATAGTAGACAGATTCAACCACGCGCTGACATGACTGACAGCTTTCATCCTGCGCCATTCTTTGTCCTTGACGAAGTTGATGCAGCTTTGGATGCCACAAATGTACAGAAACTGGCAAGATACGTACGAAGCCAGGCCGACAGGAATGTACAGTTTTTGATTATTTCCTTGAAGAGCACTTTGTGAGTATCCCGTCTTCAGAAAACCGCAGCGCGAACACTGACGCTTGATCAAGATACGAAAAAGCGGACGGATTGGTTGGTGTATATCGAGAGCAAGAGCAGAATAGCTCAATGACCCTAACTCTCGATTTGAGGAAGGTAAGTTTGAATACGGTCAAAGTAGCGTAACATGCGGCGGAGGCTGACAATGCAGCAGTATGGGAACTAGGACGATTTGTTCATTATCAGTTTATTTAACTATTATGTATGTACAGTAGTAAAAATTTGGATAAGGCCCTTTTCATGCAAACAGGTTTTTTAGCTATATATTTTAATCACGGAGTTGCTCCCCACATACAGGGGAAAGCGTCTCCATATGCCCATTATTTAAATGTACGCCATAGACTTCTTGGATCATGAGTTCTGACGGCGCTAGCCATCCCCCTCCTATTCATTCTGGTTGAATGCTTTTGAGACATcgagagagatggagaaaggAAACTCAAAGCCAGCAGCCGCCGTAGATAATAATAGTATAGTAGAACCTCCTCCTCGGCGGCCAACGGTGGTTGatgttgctgttgttgttggtggtggtggctATGTATGCATATGGTGGTCATGGTGGTGGAGGTTTACACTGACGTGGAATTTTATGGACCGCCGTTTACTCAGTGACGCCGAACACCTAGAACGAAATTCATGGattctttttcttttctcttctcttcgtCCTTTATTCAGATTTTCTGTTGTTGCAATCAACAGACAAGTGGTTGCAATAATTGGTGAGTGTTCCTTCTGTCTGTTCAACGCCTGCAACGTGTCTCCTCGACATTACCCACCATCTACCTATGAAGATCATATCCTGAGTATTATAGGAAGTGCCATCTGAATAGCAATCCCCTTACAAGGGGTTAGCTCTGCTGTTTCCAGGTTCTCTGATACCCTCTCTTTCTACCAGCTTATTACATATGGCAGAAGATCAGAAAGCTGATGAATGTTTAGTAGTTTAAATGTCTGGATATTTTTCGGCTGTTGAAGTGCTGGAAAGTTTCAGTCTGCTTTGTCTGGTTAGATATATGTGAATAAAGGGTTGTGAACCATTAACAATGTATCTGTTGTCAAACTTGCGCTTGTCTTGTTATCAAGGCTTCCCTATTTCATGCTGTCAGCTAATGCTTGAACTGCTTAAACTAAAACATAAACGTGGTACAGTTACGCTTAGCTACGTAGTACTACCATCATATGATAATATACCGTTTGCAACATTCTGATTTTCTGAATGTCTGGGCATGATGCTCAATGTTATATTGCTGTGCTCTGGGTGCATTAAAGGCATCGTTTGCGCTACTTTGATAACCTCGACATTCACGATGAACGCGAGCACATCCGATACTGTCCTGCACATAAAACAAAAAGACTGAAGGATGAACCTCCACACTCACGCATGTGGTCACAATTTTGAGCCGTCTTCGCTCCATTTTGTTTATTGATTGTTTATCGGCGTCACTATATCAACAACACATTAACTGTGTGCAAGTTTCCATATATCATCAAAGAGCTGGCCAAATTAACCACAAAGCATGGCTCAAATGTCTGGGAAGAACCTTTGGGTTGCCGCTTCTGACGGCGATATCGAACGAGTCAAAGTAAGTAGTCATGAATTCTTAATTAGTCTGTTCTTCTGCTAAGCGTACTCGTCAGTACTTGATCGAGCAGGAAAATTGCACCCCTAACGACAAAGATACCAACTCATACACTCCTCTGTATGCTCCTTCCCTGTATGCCTTGTATATCTGCTAACTGTCCACTTTCAGTCACGCAGCTGCCTCTTACGCTCACATCGATCTTCTCTCCTACCTCCTTTCAGTCGGCGGTGACCCCAATCTCACAGATGACGACGGCGAAACACCCCTCTATGTTGTTGAAAGCATAGAAGTTGCCAAATTTCTCATTGACAACGGTGCCGACCCCAAGTGgaagaatgaagaaggtTTGACAGCTGCCGAACAGCTGGAGGAAGATCATCCCGATGTGGCTGCATTCCTCCGAAGTTTGACAGGCGAAGTGGCGCCTACAAGACCGGAGGGTATGGATGATGAAAGGGAAGTGGCGGATGGAGATATCTCCAATGGTCAAATATCCCAGCTCGCTTTGGATAACTATACAGCAACGCAAACTGCTGCTTTACTTCAAGAGGCGCAACAGATCATGGAAGAATGTGCCAGAGATGGTGTGGAACCGGACGAACGGCTGAGAGAAGTTGTAGAGCGTGCAGTAAGGGATGGATTGGCCTTTGGAAGGGAAGCcggagaagatgaagccCCCGCATCTGCGGAAGGCGACCAGCAAAAGCGGGCTAGAGAGGACTAGAGCTCTTGAGATAAGGCGTGTTATATCTGGTTGCGTGCGTCTACATCGAGCTTGCATTATTTACTATGTATCTGTATGACTGTCAAACGTTACAAGTCCCCATAGTTTCGCCTTTCCGCACAGGTTTCAAATTTATATCCCATACATGCGAGTATTTTATGCGGCAAAACGATTTTAGACAAACATCTATACACAACTTCCCCGTAAAATTGGGTCGTTAActccttttctccattTATCAAAACCTTATTCAATGCAATCCCCCTCTTCAAACCACCTGAATCTCCTCGAGAAGAGATTCTAAAGCCTCAACAACTTCCTCAGGACAAGTGACATGCCATCCAGCAAGAGTCCTCTTAGCGGGAGGACCCACAGTGGTAGCAAACACGCCCTTGGGTCGGATACTCAATTCAACATCAGGGAGCTCATCGGCTTCCTCGG includes these proteins:
- a CDS encoding Cohesin complex subunit and chromosome segregation protein, putative (Similar to TIGR gene model, INSD accession AAW41544.1), whose product is MPLQRLELYDFKSYRGKQVIYFGDAPFVSVIGPNGAGKSNLMDAISFVLGVKSAQLRSTQLKDLIYRGRRAATREVGSETQTQTESGDDSNDARSAWVMAVYMDDAGKEWTFRRSVSMSGSSSYFLDGRSVAWKDYNAQLAKFNILVKAKNFLVFQGDVEGVASQDSKALARLIDRISGSLDLAPSYEAAKAAQEKATEASSMNYARKRSMLTEAKHFREQQEEIKQWESLNDSKDALTQRLILWRLYHLTNKISQSTQKVEEASDRLAEFRAASSEADNRLSDVKREQAKAQLNVKKREANLKKAEKVYEDKKPDLVAIDTQIAHSEKRASGAAAQEEKVKKDEKRQADTVKELEKGLEQITKNMEEAGERQRQRSQASGITLSEADLNEYRQLRASANLHAVQERQQLETLRREQKNLRDALASVEDQMQQAHRQREKLAGEVDSLGEREETANWTMHRPKGVESSKFLLMPLSSILTITLSMRETEINERLQDTYHKLLQAGADRRENERETRLKETLASLKRIFPGVHGRVVDLCRPVATKYDTAVMTVLGKNIDAVVVEHEKVAIDCIEYMRNQRAGQATFIPLDTIQVRPVPERLRNFARGARLAIDCIEYDPAVERAMQHACSSSLICDTMDIARYVCYERAQEVKAVTLDGTVIHKSGLITGGQGAGGGRKFDDKEVEDKGDEALLESLSRLDAESNIAKDDLHAIQVRLRGVREELTHAISTIERLTPDVEARSQSAASSEERSAALVEIIEQADDEVFSAFCQRIGVSNIREYEDVQLRIAKEANEAMESFAAQQARVKHQIDFESSQLRNTRERIAHLRDLATKAENSVNELRSQREEIQAELESLRAEIDRQRGKLNDANNVRDEVVRRVDEMRERSRKAQKTLDRAIKEIATWNDEISKYASDRHAIYRRCRLEEIDLPLIKGRLDKVPIEEPTKDEDGIMEDEEATQKPVEVDDYGLEPDFDILEEEDRENEDEEVGREFEAQISKMRNDLERLAPNMKAVERLDEVERELDDAEREAEETRKESKRAKDDFQAIKKKRCDLFNKAYNHMSEVIDKIYKDLTKSQNQVGGTAWFTLEEAEEPYLSGVNYSTMPPGKRFAEMEQLSGGEKTMAALALLFAIHSFHPAPFFVLDEVDAALDATNVQKLARYVRSQADRNVQFLIISLKSTLYEKADGLVGVYREQEQNSSMTLTLDLRKYGN
- a CDS encoding Hypothetical protein (Similar to TIGR gene model, INSD accession AAW41877.1; CNB02620), which produces MAQMSGKNLWVAASDGDIERVKYLIEQENCTPNDKDTNSYTPLHAAASYAHIDLLSYLLSVGGDPNLTDDDGETPLYVVESIEVAKFLIDNGADPKWKNEEGLTAAEQLEEDHPDVAAFLRSLTGEVAPTRPEGMDDEREVADGDISNGQISQLALDNYTATQTAALLQEAQQIMEECARDGVEPDERLREVVERAVRDGLAFGREAGEDEAPASAEGDQQKRARED